One stretch of Streptomyces sp. NBC_00443 DNA includes these proteins:
- a CDS encoding FAD-dependent oxidoreductase produces MDTDVLIVGAGPTGLALGIDLARRGVDALVVERAERLFPGSRGKGIQPRTMEVFDDLGVLDAIRAAGGSYPVGMLWQDGRRVGEHQMFDPAEVTEDSPYTEPWMVPQWRTQEILFARLAELGGEVAFGREVAGIAQDEDGVTARFAAGESVRARYVVAADGGRSAVRRALGIGMTGETVDPNPTLVADVRITGLDRDNWHIFPPRGEGQDFLAICPLAGTQDFQVAARFPEGASVDVSPDGVRKAVAARSHLAPEDVTEVRWASDFRPRAALADRFRDGRVFLAGDAAHIHSPAGGQGLNTSVQDAYNLGWKLGAVLRDGADAALLDTYEEERRPIAADMLGLSTSVHRGEVSRGEATRQLGLGYPESSLTRETRPAPGPVRAGDRAPDGTLGGVRLFDAFRGPHWTMVAVGAQAPELPDTVRVVGGQEQAPYGKGLLLVRPDGYVGWAGETAEGLTAYLARVGL; encoded by the coding sequence GTGGACACGGATGTACTGATCGTCGGCGCGGGCCCCACCGGCCTCGCCCTCGGTATCGATCTCGCCCGGCGCGGCGTGGACGCGCTCGTCGTGGAGCGGGCCGAGCGGCTCTTTCCCGGGTCGCGCGGCAAGGGGATCCAGCCGCGCACGATGGAGGTCTTCGACGACCTGGGCGTCCTCGACGCGATCCGGGCGGCGGGCGGCAGTTATCCGGTCGGGATGCTCTGGCAGGACGGCCGGCGGGTCGGCGAGCACCAGATGTTCGACCCGGCGGAGGTCACGGAGGACTCGCCGTACACCGAGCCGTGGATGGTTCCGCAGTGGCGGACGCAGGAAATTCTCTTCGCGCGGCTGGCGGAGCTGGGCGGAGAGGTCGCCTTCGGCCGGGAGGTCGCCGGGATCGCACAGGACGAGGACGGTGTGACGGCTCGCTTCGCGGCCGGCGAGAGCGTCCGCGCGCGGTACGTCGTCGCCGCCGACGGCGGCCGTTCGGCCGTACGGCGGGCCCTCGGCATCGGCATGACCGGGGAGACCGTCGACCCGAACCCCACGCTGGTTGCGGACGTCAGGATCACAGGCCTGGACCGGGACAACTGGCACATCTTCCCGCCGCGCGGGGAGGGCCAGGACTTCCTCGCGATCTGCCCGCTCGCGGGCACGCAGGACTTCCAGGTCGCGGCCCGGTTCCCCGAGGGGGCGTCGGTGGACGTCTCACCGGACGGCGTGCGCAAGGCGGTCGCCGCGCGTTCCCACCTCGCGCCGGAAGACGTGACGGAGGTCCGCTGGGCCTCGGACTTCCGGCCGCGGGCAGCGCTGGCGGACCGGTTCCGGGACGGCCGGGTGTTCCTCGCGGGGGACGCCGCGCACATCCACTCACCGGCGGGCGGGCAGGGCCTCAACACCAGCGTCCAGGACGCCTACAACCTGGGCTGGAAGCTGGGCGCGGTGCTGCGGGACGGGGCCGACGCGGCGCTCCTCGACACCTACGAGGAGGAACGGCGTCCCATCGCCGCCGACATGCTCGGCCTGTCGACCAGCGTGCACCGCGGCGAGGTAAGCCGCGGCGAGGCGACCCGCCAGCTCGGCCTGGGGTACCCGGAGTCTTCCCTGACCCGGGAGACGCGGCCGGCGCCGGGCCCGGTGCGGGCGGGCGACCGCGCGCCGGACGGGACGCTGGGTGGCGTGCGGCTGTTCGACGCGTTCCGGGGGCCGCACTGGACGATGGTCGCGGTGGGCGCGCAGGCACCGGAACTGCCGGACACGGTACGGGTGGTCGGCGGGCAGGAGCAGGCGCCGTACGGGAAGGGCCTGCTCCTGGTCCGGCCGGACGGATACGTGGGGTGGGCGGGCGAGACGGCTGAGGGCCTGACCGCCTACCTGGCGCGTGTCGGTCTCTGA